The following proteins are encoded in a genomic region of Glycine soja cultivar W05 chromosome 17, ASM419377v2, whole genome shotgun sequence:
- the LOC114394187 gene encoding RING-H2 finger protein ATL13-like — protein MGHRPPEQPPYFLSEPNPPFPPTTTVRSDSFSLNDRALKVSPSILLIIIILAIVFFISGLLHLLVRFLWRPQTREPDELDNVTALQGQLQQLFHLHDAGVDQSFIDTLPVFLYKAIIGLKKYPFDCAVCLCEFEPEDKLRLLPKCSHAFHMECIDTWLLSHSTCPLCRASLLPDQFSATNACSPIVLVLESGSSESSREIVPERVGASAAVGRTSSVMTTDSRLGCRGDSEFGSTRVDLMKSGELLSEIPDPTVPNGVEKVVTVKLGKFRSVDGGGEGGEGSSSSTSTNNVDARRCFSMGSFAYVMDESSSLQVPIRTPIKKQSSKKKSGLPLTPGHRPAMSECDCESRRDFKFAGFDATTIIVEDDATTSTGATTSSTTCNGNSAAAIGRSRKESFSISKIWLRGKKDKPNSVADSSRRAVSFRFPAKSSVVTAASGSAHDDDDDDLKGKNCKFDTRSTISEMDIGKWENGGGSEFDYDDENQSCYSLDSSQARAPSFARRTLLWLTGGRQNKVVHSASNL, from the coding sequence ATGGGTCATAGGCCACCAGAACAGCCACCATATTTTCTCTCAGAGCCAAACCCACCATTCCCACCCACTACTACTGTTCGATCTGATAGTTTCAGTTTGAACGATAGGGCCTTGAAGGTTAGTCCAAGCATCCTTCTGATCATCATAATTCTGGctattgttttcttcatttctgGTTTGCTGCACCTTCTTGTTAGATTCCTGTGGAGACCCCAAACTAGAGAGCCTGATGAATTGGACAATGTCACCGCTCTCCAAGGCCAATTGCAGCAACTCTTTCACCTCCATGATGCTGGGGTTGACCAGTCCTTCATTGACACACTCCCTGTGTTCCTCTACAAGGCCATCATAGGGCTCAAGAAGTACCCTTTTGACTGTGCCGTTTGTTTGTGTGAGTTTGAGCCTGAGGACAAGCTAAGGTTGCTACCAAAATGTAGCCACGCTTTTCACATGGAGTGTATTGACACCTGGCTCTTGTCTCACTCTACTTGTCCTCTTTGTAGAGCCAGCTTGCTCCCTGATCAATTCTCTGCAACCAACGCATGTTCTCCTATTGTTCTTGTCCTTGAATCTGGGAGTAGTGAGAGCTCCAGGGAAATCGTTCCCGAAAGAGTGGGTGCTTCTGCTGCTGTTGGAAGGACTAGTTCGGTTATGACCACAGATTCTCGCCTTGGTTGCCGTGGAGATAGTGAATTTGGATCGACCCGTGTGGATTTGATGAAATCAGGTGAGTTGTTAAGTGAAATTCCTGATCCAACAGTGCCGAATGGTGTGGAAAAAGTTGTTACTGTGAAGCTGGGGAAGTTTAGAAGTGTGGATGGTGGAGGTGAAGGTGGGGAAGGGAGTAGTAGTAGTACTAGTACCAACAACGTGGATGCTAGAAGGTGTTTCTCTATGGGGTCTTTTGCTTATGTCATGGATGAGAGTTCTTCATTGCAAGTACCTATAAGAACTCCAATCAAGAAGCAATCAAGTAAGAAGAAGTCTGGTTTGCCTTTGACACCAGGGCACAGGCCTGCAATGTCAGAATGTGACTGTGAATCCAGAAGGGATTTCAAGTTTGCAGGGTTTGATGCAACAACTATTATAGTTGAGGATGATGCTACTACTAGTACTGGGGCTACAACTTCAAGCACAACTTGTAATGGGAACAGTGCTGCTGCCATTGGAAGGAGCAGAAAGGAGAGCTTTTCTATATCAAAGATTTGGCTTAGGGGGAAGAAGGATAAGCCAAATTCTGTGGCGGATTCGTCTAGAAGGGCTGTTTCGTTTCGATTCCCGGCGAAGTCGAGTGTTGTTACTGCTGCTTCTGGTAGTgctcatgatgatgatgatgatgacttgAAGGGCAAGAATTGCAAGTTTGATACAAGGAGTACTATTTCTGAGATGGATATTGGGAAGTGGGAAAATGGAGGAGGGAGTGAGTTCGATTATGATGACGAAAACCAGAGTTGTTATAGTCTAGATTCTTCTCAAGCTAGGGCGCCATCTTTTGCTAGAAGGACTTTGCTTTGGCTCACAGGAGGAAGACAGAATAAGGTTGTTCACTCTGCTTCCAACCTCTAG
- the LOC114393656 gene encoding E3 ubiquitin-protein ligase XBAT32-like — translation MKFLSIVGNSFGCSASGERLVSAARDGDIQEAKALLEYNPRLARYSTFGVRNSPLHYSAAHGHHEIVNLLLESGVDINLRNYRGQTALMQACQHGHWEVVQTLIIFNANIHKADYLNGGTVLHLAALNGHTRCIRLILADYIPSVPNFWNALQTGDHKSISEFDQSGLCEVINRTADGGITALHMAVLNGHAESVQLLLDLGASVSEVTVEDGTTIDLIGSGSTPLHYAACGGNQQCCQLLIAKGANLTAENANGWTPLMVARSWRRDWLEDILKTPPEDPLQVLPSPYISLPLMSIVRIARECGWRTSDLAPCLDPCAVCLERKCMVAVEGCDHEFCTQCAMYLCSTNSTSTTTTGPPGSIACPLCRHGIVSFVKLPDARPLHKEMQRTSNLSLTLCTCSSEVLGDSSDMTTPFCKPTSSRGSKSSSPSRSFRSMSCQGFPSFRMNPSLCLGADVSPSLVPCTVSRNVRNHLGRCSGSTFRRSSSQTERRKSSWFCSLNQSVATGGNRC, via the exons ATGAAGTTTCTGAGCATTGTGGGAAATTCTTTTGGATGTTCTGCATCCGGTGAGCGCCTAGTTTCTGCAGCAAGAGATGGGGATATTCAAGAGGCCAAGGCCTTGTTGGAATATAACCCTCGTCTTGCTAGGTATTCCACATTCGGAGTTCGCAATTCCCCTTTGCATTATTCTGCAGCTCATGGCCACCATGAG ATAGTGAATCTCTTGCTTGAGTCCGGAGTTGATATCAATCTCAGGAACTATCGCGGTCAG ACTGCATTGATGCAAGCTTGTCAACATGGTCACTGGGAGGTGGTTCAGACCCTGATTATATTTAATGCCAAT ATCCATAAAGCTGATTACCTAAATGGAGGTACTGTCCTTCACTTGGCTGCTTTGAATGGCCATACCCGGTGCATTCGACTCATCCTCGCAGACTATATACCTAGCGTCCCTAACTTTTGGAATGCATTACAGACAGGTGATCATAAATCAATCTCAGAATTTGATCAAAG TGGACTCTGCGAGGTGATTAACAGAACTGCTGATGGAGGCATCACTGCTCTGCATATGGCAGTATTAAATGGGCATGCTGAAAGTGTGCAATTACTCTTGGACTTGGGAGCTTCTGTGTCTGAGGTTACTGTGGAGGATGGAACTACCATTGACTTAATTG GTTCTGGAAGCACTCCACTCCATTATGCTGCATGTGGTGGAAATCAACAATGCTGTCAA CTGTTGATTGCCAAGGGTGCCAATCTGACTGCTGAGAATGCAAATGG atgGACCCCCTTGATGGTTGCTCGTTCGTGGCGTAGAGACTGGCTTGAGGACATCTTAAAAACACCTCCAGAAGACCCCTTACAAGTTCTTCCTTCTCCATATATATCTCTTCCACTTATGAGCATTGTGAGAATTGCTAG AGAATGTGGATGGAGGACAAGTGATTTAGCACCATGCTTAGATCCATGCGCTGTTTGTTTGGAAAGGAAATGTATGGTTGCTGTAGAAG GTTGTGATCACGAGTTCTGCACACAATGTGCCATGTATCTTTGTTCTACAAACTCTACCTCAACAACCACAACAGGCCCCCCAGGTTCAATTGCTTGCCCTCTCTGCAGGCACGGCATAGTCTCATTTGTGAAGCTTCCAGACGCCAGGCCTTTACATAAGGAAATGCAAAGGACATCAAACTTGTCCCTAACATTATGCACATGTTCAAGTGAGGTCTTGGGAGATTCCAGTGACATGACCACCCCATTTTGCAAACCAACTTCTTCTCGTGGATCCAAAAGTTCTTCCCCATCAAGATCATTTCGCTCCATGAGTTGCCAAGGGTTCCCCTCATTCAGAATGAACCCCAGCCTTTGCTTGGGAGCAGATGTTAGCCCCTCCTTAGTCCCTTGCACTGTGAGCAGAAACGTTAGGAACCACTTGGGAAGGTGTTCTGGTTCCACTTTCAGACGTTCATCTTCTCAAACAGAAAGAAGGAAGTCATCATGGTTTTGTTCCCTCAATCAATCTGTTGCCACAGGTGGCAATAGATGCTGA